A segment of the Betaproteobacteria bacterium genome:
TGCCGAGAAACCAGGATCCAGTGCCAGCGACCTGGCGGCCGCCTTGGGCCTGCATGCACCCTACGTCGAAACCTGGTGCCGCACCTGTTATGGCATGGAGGTGCTCGACGCCGGCACCGATGGACGCTACCGCTTGGCTCCTCACATGGAAAATATTCTCGCTAATCCCGGTCATCCGCGTTATCTCGGGGGCTTCGTAAGACTAGGTACCGATTTCGCGGCGGAGGACTTTCGCGAGTGTCTACATGCGTTCAAGACCGGCGCGGTAAAACCCTTTCAAGGCCGGGGCGAGATGTTCGCCAAGTCGGTGGCGGAATCCACTTGGGGACTACAAGTGGCTACTGCCAAGAAAATCCTACCGGAGTTGCCGGGATTATTGCCGCGCTTGCAGGCTGGGGGTGCCTTGCTCGAAGTAGGGTGCGGGACGGGAAATCTACTCCTTCAATTGGCCAAGAATTTCCCGCTTGCAAAGTGTGTGGGTGTGGATATCGATCGCGACAGCCTGAGCGTGGCGAGGGAAAAAATCAAGGGCGCTGGTTTGGAAGGCCGCGCGCAGGCGAGAGAAGGTACGGTAGCCTCCGTCACGCAGGCAGGCAGTTTCGATGCGGTCGTGATGGTGGAGGTGTTGCATGAAATCTCCCCCGAGATCCGGCCAGCGGTGGTGATAGAAGCAGGGGCCGCGTTGAGGCCAGGAGGTTGGATCGTGATCGTGGATGAAACTTATCCCACGACGCTGGAGGAAATGCGAGAACCCGAATTCAAGTTTCCCTTGCACACGGGTTTTGAAGAGCTTTATTGGGGAAACGTGCTGCCCACCCGTGAGGAGCAAGAGAGGCTATTGAAAGACGCCGGTTTCCGAGGGGAGATTCATCGCTCCCTGATCGGCGAGGGTTTCACGGTTCTTACTGCGCAAAAATCGTAAGTCCTGTCGTTCCCTTCGCGAATGAGTTCTCTACGATGCCGGCGTGGCGGTGGCGTGTACGGACGCGGCGGGGATCTTGTAGCGCGCCACAATGCGCGCGGAGCGCGGCTGGCTGTTCCAATGCGCGAAGGTTTGGCACGCCTGCTTCGTGCCATCGTTGTCCGTATGCTCGAAATAGGTGCCTTCAAACTTGCCATCGGCCACGATCTCGCCAACGGCTAGTTGGTTGCTAGTCCATGACTGAGCGTCGTTAAAACGCGCATAGGCCTCGACGTAAGTCACCTTCGCCGCAACCGGAACCGAGGTGCACACCGCGATTCGCAGCGCATTTTGCTCGGTGCATGCGGCGGGCTGCGTGGCAAAACCCACAATGGCACCCTTGCAGGCGGGGAAGGCGGCCACTGCGGCGGTACCCATGGAATCATCTGGGAAGGTGGAGGCCAACGTTGTTGGTGCGCCTGCGGCCACCGGTGCAGCCACGGACGCAGCGCGGCTGGTGGCGGCCGAGAGTTCGTTGAGTTGCGCTTGCAGTTTCTGGCTCAAGGCCTCGTAACCCGCATCGGCGCGGCGGTCGCGGAATTCCGAGTAGGCAAATCCGCTCACGCCACACGCCAGCATGAGCATCATGGTGTATATCCACGATTTGCGGCGCTTTGCCTTGGACTCAGGCTGAGATTGATTTCGAAAAATCTGCAGTATGGCGGTGCCGAAGGTTGCCATGGCACCGATAATCGCCGCGAGGATAGGTTCGGAAATATGCTCCATGACTGGGCTCTCGTTGTAGTGCTAAGGGTCAGGCCGGATCGTTTGACCTACTTTCGCAGGCGAGGTATTTGTAGCGGAATTGTAAAAACGCTAAATTTTCCACGACCGTCGAGGTGTAGAAGCAAGAGGCATGTCCAAAAGCTTTCGCTCTATCCAGGGAAAGACCTAGGCCGGCTAGTCTTTACGCCGAAAAATCAGATCCCATACGCCATGGCCGAGCTTGATGCCGCGTTGCTCGAATTTAGTCATGGGACGGTAAGCGGGCCGCGTGGCGAACCCTGGCGAGGTGTTTTCGAGTGATGATTCCGCATGGAGTACCGCGAGCATCTGTTCGGCGTACTCCTGCCAATCCGTGGCCAAATGAATATAGCCGTACGGCTTCAGGCGCGATGCAAGCAAACTCACGAACGATGCTTGTATCAAGCGGCGTTTGTGATGGCGCGTCTTTGGCCACGGGTCGGGGAAGAAAACATGCACGCCACTCAAGCTTTCCAGGGGCAGCATGTGCCGCGCGATTTCAACGGCGTCGTGCTGAACGATGCGCAGATTCGCGAGCCCTTTTTCGCTGGCCAGTTTGAGTACGCTCCCAACACCTGGCGCATGCACTTCCACACCTATGTAATCGGTCCGCGGATTATTGGCGGCAATTTGCGCGGTCGTCTCGCCCATGCCGCAACCTATCTCCAAGATGACCGGCGCGGTTCGCCCAAACACGGTGGGGAAGTCGAGCGGCGCTTGCGCATAACTCAGCAAATATTGGGGCGCGTGTAACTCCAATGCGCGCCGTTGCGCGGCCGACATGCGGCCTTGGCGCAATACGTAGCTACGAATCGGGCGCGGCCCGGCGCCATCATTATTCATCAGGGAAGCGCGCAGACGCGAGGATTACCGATGCTTTAGGCGGCTTTGTCCCGCGTGGAAGCGATGGCACCCGGCACGGGGGAACTCGGTGTGGCGCTGTAGAGCTTCCGGGGCATGCGCCCGGCAAGATAGGCCTCTCGGCCGGCTTCCACTGCCTTCTTCATGGCGCTTGCCATGCGTACGGGATCTTGCGCCGCGGCGATGGCGGTGTTCATCAACACGCCATCGCAGCCCAACTCCATGGCGATGGCCGCATCCGAAGCTGTGCCCACTCCCGCATCCACGAACACAGGAACCTTGGCGTTCTCAATGATGATCCGCAGGTTCCAAGGATTGAGGATGCCCATGCCGGAGCCGATGAGAGACGCGAGCGGCATCACTGCCACACAGCCCGCCTCCTCCAGTTGCTTTGCAATGATGGGATCGTCCGAGGTATACACCATCACCTCGAATCCCTCTTTCACCAGCGTGCGGGTGGCCTCCAAGGTTTCCACCACGTTGGGGAAAAGCGTGCGCGAATCTCCCAGGACTTCAAGTTTGACGAGAGAATGCCCGTCGAGCAACTCGCGGGCAAGCCTCAACGTGCGAACTGCATCTTGTGCCGAATAACACCCCGCCGTGTTTGGAAGCAAGGTGTACTTGCTGGGCGGGAGAACCTCCAGCAGACTAGGCTCATTGGGATTCTGGCCAATGTTGGTGCGGCGGATGGCAACAGTGACGATCTGCGCGCCGCTCGCCTCGACCGCGGCTTTCGTCTCGGCGAAATCCTTGTACTTGCCAGTACCCACGAGCAAACGAGACGTGTAGGCCTTCCTGCCGATGACGAGATTTTCCATTGACTATCCTCCCCCCACGGCCGCGACAATTTCCAGCGAATCGCCATCCTCCAGGCTTTGTTGCGGCAACAAGCTCTTTGGCACAATCTCGCCATTTCGCTCCAGGGCCACGCGCTTTCCGCTTAGTTTCAGCTGTTCTATGAGCTGGGCGGCGGTGATGGGAGCGCTTACGCGAAGCGCCTGCCCGTTGACTTGCAAGGTGATCATGCGCGCACGAGCAATCAGGCGAGATTACGGGCGCTCATTCTTCTTCGAACTCGTCGTCCACCGGCAATCCCTCGGGACGTGTTGGCTTGGGAGGTTGCTGGTTGGGGTTCGGACCGCGTGGCCGGCGGCGGCGCGCGCCACCGGGCCCTCCACCAGGTCCGCCGGGTCCGCCCGGGCCACCGGGACGCCCTCCAGGCCGGCCGCCGCGGGTGACTTGGCGCGCCAGCGACAACAGCGAACGCAGGGCTTGGTTGACATGTTCCGAGGAGCGAAATACTTCGGCAATGTCCGGTTCTAGGATGATGAGCTTTTCCTCGGCTCCTTCTTTGCGTTCGCCAATCTCGGCGGGACGATTGAAATTCCGGTTTCTATTGCCGGGCTGAAACTCGTTGCCTTCTCTCATGGGTGAGAAATCGCCTCGGCGGTTGCCGCGATTCATAGGATGATCTCCAAGGGGGTGGCCAATGCCACCTGTGGTTTCAGTATGGAGGGAACTCACGGCTCGCACAACTTCGCGATGATCTGGCCGGGAAAGTGCCATGCTCGCGATCGCGGCATGGCTTACTTTCCACCTGATTCTTCCCCTTACTTGTTCAAGGTGAATCCGCCGAGCGAGTGATCCCACCACGTAAGTCGCGGCCGAAGGACCGTGATTGCGCGGCCCTTCAACCTCTCCGAGCGGTAGTTTACCCCTATCTCAAGGGAGACGGACGTAACTAAGCGGACAGGGCCGCCTCGGCCAGGGCTGCCAGGTAGCCCGCGCCCAGAGGGATCACTGCGTCGTTGAAATCGTAATTGGGGTTATGCAGCAGGCAACCGGACTGGCCCCCGCCTTGGCCGAGGAATACATAGGCACCGGGCTTCTCCTGTAACAGGTACGCGAAATCCTCCGCTCCCGTGGTGGGATCGGCGTCGCGGATCACCTTGTCATGCCCAAATATGCGTTCGCCGACTTGTGCGGCGAATTCGGCTTCTCGCGCACTGTTCACGGTCGCCGGATAGCCTTTGCGGTAAACAACCTCCGCCTGGGCGCCGAAGGCCTTGGCGATACTCTCGGTGATCTCGCGTATGCGGGTTTGCGCGAGTGTTTGTGTGCTAGGACGGAAGGTGCGCACCGTCCCCACCAGATTGACCCCGCCGGGAATCACATTGAAAGTGCCGATCTGGCTGGTGGCCATGGAGCAAATGCTGACCACTATGCAATCGGCGGGATTGACGTTACGGCTCGCAATGGTTTGAAGCGCGGTGATGAGGTGCGCGGCCACCACGACGGGGTCCACGGCAAGATGCGGAATCGCACCATGCCCACCCTTGCCGCGGATCGAAATCTCGATTTCATCGGCGGCCGCCATGACCGGTCCTGGTCTAACCGCGATCATTCCTGGCGGGATCGTGGGCCAGTTATGCAGCGCGTACACCTCATCCATGGGAAAGCGCTCAAATAGGCCTTCTTTCACCATGACCTGTCCGCCACCACCGCGCTCCTCGGCCGGTTGGAAAATGACGTGTACCGTTCCGTCGAAGCGGCGCGTCTCGCTCAGATAACGCGCGGCACCGAGAAGCATCGTCGTATGCCCATCGTGCCCGCACGCGTGCATATGACCCGGGCGAGTGGACTTGTAAGGAAGGGAGCTGGTTTCGTGCATGGGCAAGCAATCCATATCCGCTCGAAGTCCCACCGAGCGTCCCGGCGCGCGCGTGCGGCCTGGGATTAC
Coding sequences within it:
- a CDS encoding class I SAM-dependent methyltransferase; the protein is MRRDAHWRTSGALWSLRDEHARGVDARVSRLRARCAGVLGTNFVTRSVRDQSGASADTQTARIFEWRRGFNTIYLLDLGVKLGLFKALAEKPGSSASDLAAALGLHAPYVETWCRTCYGMEVLDAGTDGRYRLAPHMENILANPGHPRYLGGFVRLGTDFAAEDFRECLHAFKTGAVKPFQGRGEMFAKSVAESTWGLQVATAKKILPELPGLLPRLQAGGALLEVGCGTGNLLLQLAKNFPLAKCVGVDIDRDSLSVAREKIKGAGLEGRAQAREGTVASVTQAGSFDAVVMVEVLHEISPEIRPAVVIEAGAALRPGGWIVIVDETYPTTLEEMREPEFKFPLHTGFEELYWGNVLPTREEQERLLKDAGFRGEIHRSLIGEGFTVLTAQKS
- the trmB gene encoding tRNA (guanosine(46)-N7)-methyltransferase TrmB; translation: MNNDGAGPRPIRSYVLRQGRMSAAQRRALELHAPQYLLSYAQAPLDFPTVFGRTAPVILEIGCGMGETTAQIAANNPRTDYIGVEVHAPGVGSVLKLASEKGLANLRIVQHDAVEIARHMLPLESLSGVHVFFPDPWPKTRHHKRRLIQASFVSLLASRLKPYGYIHLATDWQEYAEQMLAVLHAESSLENTSPGFATRPAYRPMTKFEQRGIKLGHGVWDLIFRRKD
- a CDS encoding thiazole synthase, which encodes MENLVIGRKAYTSRLLVGTGKYKDFAETKAAVEASGAQIVTVAIRRTNIGQNPNEPSLLEVLPPSKYTLLPNTAGCYSAQDAVRTLRLARELLDGHSLVKLEVLGDSRTLFPNVVETLEATRTLVKEGFEVMVYTSDDPIIAKQLEEAGCVAVMPLASLIGSGMGILNPWNLRIIIENAKVPVFVDAGVGTASDAAIAMELGCDGVLMNTAIAAAQDPVRMASAMKKAVEAGREAYLAGRMPRKLYSATPSSPVPGAIASTRDKAA
- the thiS gene encoding sulfur carrier protein ThiS, giving the protein MITLQVNGQALRVSAPITAAQLIEQLKLSGKRVALERNGEIVPKSLLPQQSLEDGDSLEIVAAVGGG
- a CDS encoding amidohydrolase, which translates into the protein MTIPVEAGFAGPVEYIRRFHAELTAFRRDIHAHPEIAFEEQRTSDAVASLLSTWGIETHRGFARTGIVGVIPGRTRAPGRSVGLRADMDCLPMHETSSLPYKSTRPGHMHACGHDGHTTMLLGAARYLSETRRFDGTVHVIFQPAEERGGGGQVMVKEGLFERFPMDEVYALHNWPTIPPGMIAVRPGPVMAAADEIEISIRGKGGHGAIPHLAVDPVVVAAHLITALQTIASRNVNPADCIVVSICSMATSQIGTFNVIPGGVNLVGTVRTFRPSTQTLAQTRIREITESIAKAFGAQAEVVYRKGYPATVNSAREAEFAAQVGERIFGHDKVIRDADPTTGAEDFAYLLQEKPGAYVFLGQGGGQSGCLLHNPNYDFNDAVIPLGAGYLAALAEAALSA